In Candidatus Vicinibacter proximus, the following are encoded in one genomic region:
- a CDS encoding bifunctional UDP-3-O-[3-hydroxymyristoyl] N-acetylglucosamine deacetylase/3-hydroxyacyl-ACP dehydratase, producing MKQRTIAEDILIQGVGLHTGAKVSMRFMPAPADHGIKFKRIDLPEQPIILADTSKVISTNRGTTLQEGIAQVWTVEHTLSALTGMGIDNVMIELDGPEIPILDGSAIQFVQAIEKSGVRELDQEKDYFIISESISFEDEDTGAEYMAIPSDHFELTSMIDFNSKTLGQQFASLDGLEQYKSDIAPCRTFVFLHELERLLEQNLIKGGDLDNAIVIVDRLMNQEDLDELARKLNKPSVKVEREGVLNTLTLHFSNEPARHKLLDVLGDLTLLGKPILGKIVTKKSGHKSNVEFAKVLKKKMIEQKKLKGLPVYDPDKSPVFTTVEIQSMLPHRYPFLLVDKIIEVSDSQVVGVKNVTMNEAIFMGHFPNNPVFPGMLLLEALAQTGGVYALSQQQDPHLWDTYFLKVDNAKFRQKVVPGDTLILKMELISPIRRGLVQMAGTAYVGTKVVCEAELTAQIIKRDS from the coding sequence ATGAAGCAAAGAACTATTGCAGAGGATATTTTAATCCAGGGGGTTGGCTTGCATACAGGAGCCAAAGTCTCTATGCGTTTTATGCCTGCACCTGCCGATCACGGGATTAAATTTAAAAGAATTGATCTCCCGGAACAACCAATTATTCTCGCAGACACCTCCAAGGTAATTTCAACCAACAGAGGAACTACCCTGCAGGAAGGTATTGCTCAGGTTTGGACAGTGGAGCATACCCTTTCAGCACTCACAGGAATGGGCATTGACAATGTCATGATTGAGCTGGATGGACCGGAGATACCTATCCTGGATGGAAGCGCAATTCAATTTGTTCAGGCCATTGAAAAAAGTGGTGTTCGGGAATTGGATCAGGAGAAAGATTATTTCATCATCAGTGAATCCATTTCTTTTGAAGACGAAGATACAGGTGCAGAATATATGGCCATACCATCGGACCATTTTGAATTGACCTCTATGATTGATTTCAATTCTAAGACACTCGGGCAGCAATTTGCCTCACTGGATGGATTGGAACAATATAAATCCGATATCGCACCGTGCAGAACCTTTGTTTTTTTACATGAATTGGAGCGCTTACTGGAACAAAATCTGATCAAAGGAGGAGATTTGGACAATGCCATTGTGATCGTAGATCGATTGATGAATCAAGAGGACCTTGATGAATTGGCAAGAAAACTAAATAAACCGTCGGTTAAAGTAGAACGGGAGGGAGTACTGAATACCCTTACTTTACATTTTTCCAATGAGCCGGCCAGACATAAATTATTGGATGTGCTTGGTGATCTTACCCTGCTTGGGAAACCTATTCTTGGAAAGATTGTAACCAAGAAATCAGGACATAAATCAAATGTTGAATTTGCCAAAGTCCTGAAAAAGAAGATGATTGAGCAAAAGAAGCTTAAAGGCTTGCCTGTCTACGATCCGGACAAAAGTCCTGTGTTCACCACGGTAGAAATACAATCCATGCTGCCACACAGATATCCCTTTCTTTTGGTAGATAAAATCATAGAAGTCAGTGATAGTCAGGTGGTTGGGGTAAAAAATGTGACCATGAATGAGGCCATATTTATGGGGCATTTTCCAAATAATCCGGTCTTTCCGGGAATGCTGCTTCTGGAAGCCCTTGCACAAACAGGAGGGGTTTATGCTTTGAGTCAGCAACAGGATCCACATTTGTGGGATACTTATTTTCTAAAAGTCGATAATGCCAAGTTTCGTCAAAAAGTTGTTCCCGGAGACACTTTAATACTAAAAATGGAGTTAATTTCGCCAATTCGTCGTGGTTTGGTCCAGATGGCCGGCACAGCGTATGTGGGCACCAAGGTGGTTTGTGAAGCCGAGTTGACCGCGCAAATTATAAAGAGAGATTCATGA
- the lpxA gene encoding acyl-ACP--UDP-N-acetylglucosamine O-acyltransferase: MISIQTNISPGAKIGTGTSVEPFVTIQSDVIIGQNCWIGPYVTIMNGARIGNNVKIFPGAVVGAVPQDLKFEGENSLLEIGDHTIVREYCTLNRGTKASMTTKIGSHCLLMAYVHVAHDCFVGNHVILANNVNLAGHIDIGDHAILGGLTAVHQFVKIGAHVMVGGGSLVTKDIPPFAKAAREPLIYEGVNAIGLRRRGFEKEQIDRIHEIYRYLFIKYRNISKAVNMIKEELPESAEKTTILEFIQGSNRGIMKGHRR, encoded by the coding sequence ATGATTTCTATCCAGACCAACATCAGTCCGGGAGCCAAAATAGGTACCGGCACCTCCGTAGAGCCATTTGTTACCATACAATCAGACGTAATTATTGGTCAAAACTGTTGGATTGGTCCTTATGTAACCATCATGAATGGCGCCCGGATCGGGAATAATGTTAAAATATTTCCAGGGGCTGTCGTAGGAGCTGTTCCACAGGATCTTAAATTCGAAGGAGAGAATTCACTGTTAGAAATTGGCGACCACACAATAGTTCGAGAGTATTGTACCTTGAACAGGGGAACAAAAGCATCCATGACGACAAAGATTGGTTCCCATTGTCTCCTGATGGCTTATGTGCATGTGGCTCATGATTGTTTTGTCGGCAACCATGTCATTTTGGCCAACAATGTAAATTTAGCTGGACATATCGACATCGGGGATCATGCCATTCTTGGCGGATTGACCGCTGTTCATCAATTTGTAAAAATAGGGGCACATGTCATGGTGGGAGGAGGGTCCCTGGTTACCAAGGACATTCCGCCATTTGCTAAGGCAGCAAGGGAACCTTTGATATATGAAGGTGTAAATGCAATAGGGCTCAGAAGAAGGGGTTTTGAAAAAGAACAAATTGATCGCATCCATGAAATATATCGCTACCTTTTTATCAAATACCGCAATATTTCTAAAGCCGTAAACATGATTAAGGAAGAGCTTCCGGAGTCTGCTGAAAAAACTACCATTTTGGAATTCATTCAGGGAAGCAATCGTGGAATAATGAAAGGCCACCGCCGCTAA
- a CDS encoding ABC transporter ATP-binding protein: MEISAEHLYKRYSNNYWIIKDLNLNLTQGKVYGLTGANGSGKTTLMHLLAGLIVPTKGKVIYQIHGTQIEDHLWFRHFCFAAPYADLYDYLTVKEFLELYLCNKEFTSNLSLDDFLKICFLEPHKEKFIKNFSSGMKQRLKLALALLTHSNVVFLDEPLSNLDDFTKNWYFNLLEEYKSGKIIVIASNDEADFRSVDIKINLTN, encoded by the coding sequence ATGGAAATATCTGCAGAGCATCTTTATAAAAGATACTCCAACAATTATTGGATAATCAAAGATCTTAACCTGAATCTTACGCAAGGCAAAGTTTATGGTCTGACCGGCGCAAATGGTTCCGGAAAAACAACCCTGATGCATTTATTGGCCGGATTAATTGTGCCAACAAAAGGAAAAGTCATCTACCAAATCCACGGAACACAAATAGAGGATCACCTCTGGTTTCGTCATTTTTGTTTTGCTGCACCTTACGCCGATCTCTACGATTACCTTACGGTAAAGGAATTTCTGGAATTGTATTTATGCAATAAAGAATTTACTTCAAATTTAAGTTTGGATGATTTTTTGAAAATCTGTTTCCTGGAACCACACAAGGAAAAATTTATAAAGAATTTTTCTTCCGGAATGAAACAACGACTAAAATTAGCATTGGCACTTTTGACTCATTCGAATGTTGTATTCCTTGATGAGCCATTATCTAATCTCGATGACTTTACTAAAAACTGGTATTTTAATTTATTGGAAGAATATAAATCAGGTAAGATCATCGTCATTGCATCCAACGATGAGGCAGACTTCAGATCAGTGGATATAAAAATTAATTTGACCAATTAA